The Coregonus clupeaformis isolate EN_2021a chromosome 3, ASM2061545v1, whole genome shotgun sequence genome includes a region encoding these proteins:
- the LOC121545787 gene encoding G-protein coupled receptor 151-like produces MDKLPGVNITAANSSTVDRLRPSFIEHGSYQHLDPGELRVLVPVILGVVCVLGLASTLTAMGILISNAHRGKLSLINALILNLMFADGLVLAFALPFRAAAFSKPTWTLGWTVCKTCDWFLQSCMAAKSFTVAVMAKACYRYVSNPTKQVSISLRSILLVMWFLWLSACSAPIPTWLFSSLQRETRGLVCVQVVPPEARDFMSVYVKAYPLGVFCAPLIFALLYFWRAYRRCQRRCSKTQNLRTQIRSRKLTLMLFSLTVAMAMLWLPQWVVWVWERHAAEREAQGPGEEGPFVVFSPPLLLSLSALLLTFCLSLVNPLIVLSLSEEFREGYRGLWRRLTLRKHTLSNPKPGPHAPTAPQSPCPRPETSGQPRGGDGSLGPIPSQGTRVDPQPQTEQGGVEEAEAEGESPRDGIVLLDVEQFWHERETGSMTEENDPIPWEHQEGAPAEGRK; encoded by the coding sequence ATGGATAAACTGCCAGGGGTGAACATAACCGCTGCTAACAGCTCGACTGTGGACCGACTTCGTCCTTCATTCATCGAGCATGGTTCCTACCAGCACCTGGATCCAGGCGAGCTGCGTGTCCTCGTGCCTGTCATCCTGGGGGTGGTCTGTGTCCTGGGGCTGGCCAGTACCCTCACAGCCATGGGCATCCTGATCTCCAACGCCCACCGTGGGAAACTCTCCCTCATCAACGCTCTCATCCTCAACCTGATGTTTGCCGACGGCCTTGTCCTGGCGTTCGCCCTTCCATTCCGCGCTGCTGCCTTCTCCAAACCCACCTGGACGCTTGGCTGGACGGTGTGCAAGACCTGTGATTGGTTCCTGCAGAGCTGCATGGCTGCGAAGAGTTTTACCGTAGCGGTGATGGCTAAGGCTTGTTACCGTTACGTCTCAAACCCAACTAAACAGGTCAGCATCAGTCTACGCTCCATCCTATTGGTGATGTGGTTCCTCTGGCTGTCTGCTTGCTCTGCCCCCATCCCTACCTGGCTGTTCTcctcactgcagagagagacccGGGGGCTGGTGTGTGTGCAGGTGGTTCCCCCCGAGGCGCGGGACTTCATGTCGGTCTACGTCAAGGCATACCCCCTGGGTGTGTTCTGCGCCCCTTTGATTTTCGCCCTGCTGTATTTCTGGCGGGCGTATAGGCGGTGCCAGCGCCGCTGTAGTAAGACCCAGAACCTCCGAACGCAGATCAGATCCAGGAAGCTCACGCTGATGCTGTTCAGTCTGACGGTAGCCATGGCGATGCTGTGGCTGCCGCAGTGGGTGGTCTGGGTGTGGGAGCGGCACGCTGCAGAGCGAGAGGCACAGGGACCGGGAGAGGAAGGACCCTTTGTcgtcttctctccccctctcctcctttccctctccgCCCTGCTCCTCACCTTCTGTCTCTCCCTGGTGAACCCCCTCAtcgtcctctctctgtctgaggagttcAGAGAGGGGTACAGGGGTCTGTGGAGGCGCCTTACTCTTCGTAAACACACCCTGTCCAACCCCAAACCCGGCCCCCACGCACCCACCGCCCCCCAGTCCCCCTGCCCACGACCGGAGACCTCAGGCCAGCCGCGGGGAGGAGACGGAAGCCTAGGCCCCATCCCTAGCCAGGGGACTAGAGTTGATCCCCAGCCCCAGACGGAgcagggaggggtggaggaggcggAGGCGGAGGGAGAGAGCCCCCGGGATGGGATCGTGCTGCTGGATGTGGAGCAGTTCTggcatgagagagagacaggctcaATGACAGAGGAGAATGATCCCATACCCTGGGAGCACCAGGAGGGAGCACCAGCCGAGGGGAGGAAGTGA